GATTCTTGTTTTTAGCTCTGCGCATGTTCCGTTCGAGAATGCAACTGTATATGTTAGCATTGTAGGGCAAACAGGAATAGTACTACCAAGAGCATCGCGGATTGCTAGATCTCGCACGTATTTGACAAGGTAATTCGCTGTGAACGGCGGAGGGTCTCCGGGGCTCAATCCCCAACAAGAAGCATCGAGGACTGTTGCATCTAACAACATCACATGAAAAGTGCTTCCCGGAAGCAGACAATACGTTATCTGAACATCGCAACATATCCCATTGTACACCATCTTAGCCACCTTGGTAACTTGTACCGAACCAGATGGACATGATACCTGTGCATTTGTTAACGACGTTCCCAATACGATACCGCACATAAAGACGACTACTGCAAGGCACCTTGAGAGTGTGTGGTGAGTCAAGGATTTATATATGTGCATCATAAACAATCCTAGGTGAAAATAGGTAAAAAATAAAACTTACGTAAGGTTCACCTCAAATATATCCCCCCCCCCCCGAGACTTCCAAATTTAGTTGTAGGATAGTAAGGGGCTTTGGCAGAGGCCAACACTGTACTGGCAGCAACAGCAGTAGCATCGGGGCTCCACGCAACAGAAGTAAACGAAATACTGGCCGGCAACCGGTACACCGACAACGTACTGGCCGACATCACCGAAGCCGCCGACTTAGGAGTGACCGGTGTCCCCTTCTTTGTTTTCAACCGCACCTACGCCGTAAGCGGAGCAGAGCCAAAGCAGGTGTTTTTGGATACAATTAAGAAGGTTTACTGATATCTCTCTCGCTCTTATCAATCTGTTTATTGTAGCACTACTAATTTTCGTGCATGCATCCCCTGTTCGTTAACTGTTACAACAAAGTATAGTCCGGCAGGCAAACCGGCTATGTTTATCCTTACATCCTGTCGGCTGATGAGTCCGGAAAACGATTTCAGTTGGGGGGTATAGTCACGTACCATCTTTCCTGTCGCATCGTAGAGCAGCAGACGCATGGTAGCTTCCGTTGCTGCAGCAAACCTACCGCCGCAGAAGTAAGGAAATGAAACTGGCGATCCTTGAAGAAGCCAAGCAATTCGGGATAGCGCAGACAAGCCGCAAACACGGAGTATCGGCAAGCCAGATTCATGACTGGAAGAAGAAGTGCCGGGTATTGGGAGTAGCAGGATTGTCGGGCACAGTGCGCAAAGGCGATCCTGAGACCCACCGACTTCGGTTAGAGAATCAGGCCCTAAAAGAGATGATCGCCGTTCAGGCACTGGCGTTGCTGACTAAACACAGTCTGCTAAAACAACAGAGCAACCGCTCAGGAGCGGCTCATGATCGCCCGTGAGTATGTAGCCGCGGGCGCCTGTACACACCGAGTCATAGCGATAGTGGGTATGACGGAGAGTACGTGCTACTGCAGTGGAGTATCAAGAAAGAGAATGCCATCATTCCGTTCCCACGTGCCGAAGCCCTTATGAGCGTCACCGGTCATCGCAGCTTTAAAACCATGAAACGCTCTCAACTACCAACCAATCGCAACGCGACGCCATAAAGCGAACGTGTGGAGTGGGAGAGTAGGGGGCTGGGGCAAAAGGGCATCGTATTCCCGTAGCTGAATGTATGGAATAACCAACTTACCCGGAACCCGGGAGATGCCGACCTCGTTATACAACCAGCACTAAGACGTATCCACAAGCAAGGCCCGGCATAGTGAGCGACACGGGAAGTCACTTTATCGCCATTCAATTCAAAGGATACATCGCAGGCAGCAGTTTAGAACACCGTCGCTCTTCCGTGTGTTATCCACAGTTTAATGGTATAGTGGAGCGTCGGTTCCGTCCGACTAAGGAAGGACTGCATCTTTGATGATTTGTAACAAACAACCTACACCAAGCCACTAATATTATGTATATTTATGCAGTATTATTGCATGTATAAGCGAGTTAGCCGTCACCCTAAAAAGACAGACCGTGCAAAAAAATATGACGACCGAAAGAAAAAAGAATTATATTTGCCAAATAATGTCAAGACAAACTTATGTCAACAATCTTTGGTAATAAAATCAGAACACTTCGAGAGGAGAAACAAATCCCTCAACGACAGTTAGCTGCTGCGTTAGAGATTGACACAGCGACATATTGTAAGATTGAAAAAGGCGACAGACGAGCGAAACGAGAACAAGTAACAATACTTGCGGACTTGCTTGAAGTTGACTCGAAAGAGTTAATACGTTTATGGTCGGCAGACAAAGTTTACGACATTATAGCCGAAGAGGAAGAAGCAACACAAATTTTAAACGTGGTTGCTGAAAGTATTGTTCAATATAAACGTAAATCAGCCAAAGTATGAAACCACTTGTAAAATACAGAGGAGGAAAGTCAAAAGAAATACCTCATTTGATTAAACACATTCCACAGTATAGCGGACGATATATTGAACCGTTTTTTGGTGGCGGTGCTTTGTTTTTTCATTTACAGCCTAAAAGAGCAATTATAAATGACATTAATTCAAAACTAATATCGTTTTATTTAGGCGTAAAAAATGATTTTGATACACTCAAAAAAGAATTAACGGAGATAGAGCGAGTTTACGCTATAAACCGCAAAAATTTTGAAGAACTTAAAAGTAAAACGCCAGATAAAAGAGTTGAAGACGAAAACGAACCTCTGTATTATCAAATCAGAGATATGTTCAATGAACTAACTGAAAAAAAATACTCTGATGCTTTGCTTTATTTCTTCATAAATAAGACAGCATATTCAGGAATGATACGCTACAATGCAAAAGGAGAATTTAATGTGCCTTATGGACGATATGCAAACCTAAATACTTCATTGGTAACAAGTTCTCACAGCAAATTACTTGCTAATACAGAAATTTATAATTTCGACTATTCCGAGATTTTCCAAATGGCGACCAAAGACGACTTTATGTTTTTAGACCCGCCATATGATTGCGTTTTTTCTGATTATGGCAATGCTGAACACAAAGACGGATTCAATGAAAAAAATCATATTGAATTAGCTAACCAATATAAAAAACTAAAGTGCAAAGCACTAATGGTTATTGGTAGAACACCACTAACAGAAAAATTATATGGCGACCACATTGTAGATGAATATGGCAAGTCCTATGCGGTAAATATTAGAAACAGATTTAAGTCCGAAGCGAGTCACATTCTCATTTCTAACTATGGCAATGAGGCATTAAAAAGAGAACCCAAATTAATACTAGAAGAAGAATCTGTTTCCTATGGCTAGAATTGACAGTAAAGTAATTTTTGTAACCACTTCCCCACGGACACCTGCAAAGATGATTCCTGAAATTGGGCTTTTGAACGCCCATTTTGCAGGACAAAGATGGAATACCGAAACTCAAAGAGCTTTTATGGAGCTATTGAGAGAGGAAAACTTTTTCAATGGCGAAGGTGCAAATGACCCAGCATTTAGTGCAAGAGACAGAATAAACAGAGCACCAAAAGCACTTGGTTTTGTAATTCTTTCCCCAACAATTCAACTTACACCAGCAGGTGAAGAACTTGTAAACTCAAGAAGAAAAGACGAAATATTTTTAAGACAGTTACTCAAATTTCAAGTTCCTTCTCCATTTCACAAACCAACCGCAAATTCAGCAGAATTTTGGGTGAAGCCATACCTTGAACTATTCACGCTCATTCGACATTTTGGCTCATTGAAATTTGATGAGTTAAAAATGTTTGGTTTACAATTAGTTGACTACAGAGAATTTGATACAATAGTTGAGAAAATCAATCAATTCAGAATAGCAAAGGCTCAAAACGAAGGAAATTATAAGCGTTTTCGTGCTGAATATTTTGACAGAGAATTAAGAGAGATTTATAGTGTAGATATTAGTTCAGGAAATACAAAAACCCGAGAAACTAATGATGCTTCAATTGCAAACTTCTTAAGCACAAAAGCAAGTAATATGAGAGATTATGCTGATGCTTGTGTTCGTTATTTGAGAGCAACAGGATTAGTTAATATTTCTCATATTGGTAAGTCTCTTTCAATTGTTCCAGAGAAAATTCAAGAAGTTGATTATTTCTTGCAACACACAGATAGAGAACCTTGCTTTATTGATAACGAAGGTCAATATGTTGCTTATCTTGGTAATCCACTTATTCCAACGCTTCTTACAGACAATAGAGAATTATTAGAACAAAAAATTAGAGCAGAGTTTCCGCAACTTGAATTTTCTGCAACTGCAACCTTACAAGAACTCAAAAACTTATTTGCAGACCAAATAGAAAATCGAAAAGAGCAAATAATAACAGAACAAGTTGCAGCAATCAAAGACTACCGTCTGTTTGAAGATATTTCCACAACATTTGACCAAATACTTGATAATTCACTTTACGATACGCCACTTATGTTGGAGTGGAACACTTGGCGAGCAATGACTATGTTGGACGGTGGTGATATTAAAGCTAATCTAAAATTTGACGATTTTGGAAATCCAATGTCAACGGCACAGGGTAATATGGCTGATATTGTTTGCGATTATGGAGACTTCGGTTTAACCGTTGAAGTAACTATGCAAGGTGGACAACGACAATATGAAACAGAAGGAGAGCCAGTAACAAGACACCTTGCAAAATATAAACGTGAAACTGAAAAACCTGCTTACTGTTTGTTTATTGCACCAAACATAAATGACGCTTGCAAAGCCCATTTTTACGCATTACACAAAATGAACATTCAATATTATGGTGGGACTTCTACAATCGTTCCATTACCATTGAGTGTTTTTATTAAAATGGTTCAGGACTCTCATAATGCAAACTATGTTCCCGAGCCAAGACACGTTCAACGATTTTTCGAGCGTTCAAATGAATTAGCAAACTCGACAGACAATGAAGTAGATTGGTATAACGGCATTACAGAAGAAGCACTAAATTGGTTGACAGAATGAAGGGCGAACGGCTAACAGCGGTTTGGCGTAATGGCTGGTATAGTGCTTCGTATGACAGTTTTGTGCTAGGTTCAAGTGCAGTTCTTCGCTTAAACTTTTGTGCTAAAAATCCGCCACTACGCCAAGCCGCAAACCGTTGGCAGCAACTCAAACTGACATCCTACCAATGACAAAACTTACAAAATTCTTTAGCCTTATATTTCTTCTTGTCGCGATTACATCTTGCGGTCAGACGCAGAAACCTTTTGACAATGGAAGTTATATTGTTGACAATTCTATCAAACAAAAAGTGGACAAAAAAGTAAAATCATACAACGGCGTAACAATGTCATCAATGGACGTTAAGTTATATGAAAACGACAGCGTAACTGCCGACACTTATTCAAAGGGAAAAAGCATTGATGAATGTATGACGTTTACAACTCTTGACGGAGACACAATAAACATAACAGGGTTTGCAGGAATGTTTGCAGGTTTCGGTTATCAAATTGCGTTATTCAAAGACACTTGCATTGTTAGACATTATGCAAAATCAGACGCAGAAATTTACAAACTTCACAAAACCGATAGTTTAGAATTTGGCGTTTCTGTTCCTTGCAAAACATACAAGTTGACACTTTCTAAAAAACCAACTTTTAAAAAAGGAGAAGTTCTGGAGGGTATTATTGAGTTGACAAGCGAAGATTATTATGAAGTTGCCAATCGTGGCGAAACAAAATGTAAAATACAATTGACAGGTTACTTTAAAACCGACCCGTTAGAAAGTACAGAAGATAAATACCTTAAAACGAAAGACAAATGAGTATGCTGCCAACATTAGGTTTGGCAATAGGCTGGCTGAAGGAATAACAATCGGCTGTAGTTAGCTATCAGCTTCGGTTCCAGCAGACGAACAAATATCGGCTTTTTATATTTATCTTCGGCTATAGTTTTTCAATCGGCTAACGTTCGGGCGGATGTTCATTGAATACCAGCCCATCGCCAAGCCTTCAACGGTTACCAGCCATTTTAGACGACCGCACAATCCGACACTTGAAAAAGTAATCGTAGGACTGTCCTTGACGAACTTTCATCGAACTTTGTGCTAAACTTTGGCAACAGTTCTTCTAATCAACTTTTACTCTGGACAGTCCAACGCTGACTTTTAGAAAAAAATTATCTGACAGACAAACCGCCTAACACGACAAGTAACGATTTGGGCAGACAGACAACAAAATATTTATCTTTGCAATATGATTTTTCTCAAAGACTTTGAAGCCTTTAACAACTATGTTGGACTTCCTAAACCGTTGGACAACAATATTGACATCGGCTACTATGACGGACAAAATACGCTTTTACAGTCCGAACCTGTAATGATTGACTTTTACCGAATTTCCATAAAAAGCAATTACATTGATTTAAACAATCCCGACAATCCCAAACCCGTAATTGGTGTATTTTTTACAAGTCCTGACAAACCACTTTCGTGGAAAATCGAACAGAATTTTAATGGAATGTATGTGCAGATTTCTAAAAAACTCATTGACGAAAATCGTTTTCTTTTCCAAAACTATCTTGGTTATGGCGAACACGAAGCATTGCAACTAACAGACAATGAAGAAAAAGAAATAAGAACAGTTTTTGATTTACTGTTTAAGCATTATCATACCAAACAAAACAGTTACAATGTTTTGCTTTCTTACGTTCACGTTTTAGTTTCGTTGGTAGAAACTTTTTATCACAGGCAGTTTTCAACTGACATCAAAAAATATAACCGTATCGTTTCTGAATTTCAACAACTCTTAAACGATTATTACAACACAGAAGCAACGCAGTTGCCAACTGTTCAGTTTTTTGCAGACCAACTTCGTTTATCATCTAATTATTTAGGCGACATCATAAAGTACTTCACAAACAAATCGGCTATTGAAACCATACACGATTTTGTGATTAACCGAGCAAAAAAGTTACTCACAGAAAGTAATTTGAACAATGCTGAAATTGCCTACGAATTAGGATTTGAATATCCGAACTACTTTGCCAAACTGTTCAAGAAACATACACAACTTACGCCAAAAGAATATCGCAACAAATTTCAATCAAAGCAAATTGGCGTAGCCAATAATTAAAAATGTGTGTGTCTGTTTTAATCAGTAAAATGTTTCCTTTTTTGTGGTAATATGTATAGCCCAAGCCTGACGGCTTGGGCTAATTTTGTCGCACAAAAAAAGGAAGAATATGCCACACATTATTGTAAAACTTTGGGCAGGAAAAACAGAAGCACAAAAAAAGAAATTGACTGAAGAATTGACCAAAACGGCAATGTCTGTAATTGGTTACAGTGCAGGTTCTTTTTCTGTTGCCATTGAAGATTTTGAGCCGAAAGATTGGAAAGAAAAGGTATTTATACCTGACATTCTTAATCAACAAGACAAACTATACAAGAAGCCGGAATATAGTATTAACGATTTATAAAAAACAATTACAATGAACACAAAACAGGTAAAAGCTTATGGCACGGAAACTGCCGAAGCACCATTGAAAAATTTGAACATTCAACGCAGAAGCGTTGCACCACACGATATAGAAATTGAAATTTTGTATTGTGGCATTTGCCATTCGGATTTACACGCCACAAAAAACGAATGGGGCGGAACAACCTACCCGATTGTTCCGGGACACGAAATTGTTGGAAAAGTTACCAAAGTTGGCGACTACGTTACAAAATTCAAAGTTGGCGATTTAGCAGGTATAGGTTGCATTGTGGATAGTTGCCACGAATGTGATTATTGTAAAGAAGGCGAAGAACAATTTTGCGAACAAGGAAGCACTATTGTATTCAACTCACAAGACAAACGTTTTGGCGGTATCACTTATGGCGGTTTTTCGGAAAGCATTGTAGTTGATGAAAATTATGTAGTGCATATTCCCGAAACATTAGACTTAGCAAGTGCCGCACCAATTCTTTGTGCAGGCATTACGGTTTATTCGCCATTCAAACATTGGAATATAAAAGCAGGTAAAAAAGTTGGCATTATTGGCATTGGCGGTTTAGGACATATTGCTATCAAAATTGCAAAAGCAATGGGTGCTTATGTTACAGTATTTACAACATCAAATTCCAAAGCCGAAGATGCAAAACGTTTAGGTGCAGACGAAGTTGTTTTATCTACTGACAACGAACAACTAAAAGCACAATCTAAATTTGATATGATTTTAGATACAGTTTCGGCAAAACACGATGTAAACGCATATCTCAACATTCTAAAAGTGGACGGTGCATTGGTTTTAGTTGGTTTGCCTGTTGAACAACTTCCTGTTGGTGCTTTTAATTTAGTTCACGGCAGAAAAAGTTTTTCAGGTTCAAACATTGGCGGTATTCGTGAAACACAAGAAGTATTAGACTTTTGTGCAGAACACAACATTACTCCCGACATTGAGTTAATCAACACAAACCAAATTAACGAAGCATTTGAACGTTTGGAAAAAAGCGATGTAAAATATCGTTTTGTTGTAGATATGGCTTCGCTCAAAAATTAACTGAAATGAAACGAATACTAACTTTACTTATCACAGCCACAGTCGTTGCAAGTTGTAACACAAAAACAGAAACAAAAATGAACACAACAGAAATATTTCCGAAAGGACAGCAATTACCAAACGATTGGTTTGTAGGAAACGCTTTTATCACACCATTAGTTGCCAAAGACAAAAACAATGAATTTTCCGCAGGTAGCGTAACCTTTGAAGCAGGTGCAAGAACAAATTGGCATACGCACCCAAAAGGACAAGTGTTGATTGTAATTGACGGCAACGGTTTTTATCAAGAAAAAGGAAAACCCGCACAACCAATTAAAAAAGGCGATGTAGTAAACATTCCCGAAAATGTAGAACATTGGCACGGTGCAACGGCAACAACTCAAATGACACACATTGCCATTACCAACTACAAAGACGACATTCAAGTAACTTGGTTGCAACCTGTAACAGACGAAGAATACAAAAGTGTAAACTGACCGACAAAAAAAACGGCTGGTAACAAGGGTTTGGCGTAATGGCGGGTGAAGTGCTTCGTATGAACATTTTTGCTAAATTTGAACTGTGGTGCTTCGTATCAACGGCAGTGCTAAAATGCCGCCACTACGCCAAGCCCCGAACCGTTATAGCCCATTTAAAAGACGCTAATGTGATCCCGGCCTAATTCGAGGTACGAAAGTTTAAGTACAACATACTGATCGATTGCGTTGATACCAATCGGCTTCGAATTGCACGGGCGAGAGTCCACCGATTGACGTGTGTCTGCGGCGTTGGTTGTAGAACAGATGTGTCCATCGATAGATGGCACCTGCGGCATGTTCGACGTTACGAAATGGAAAGTGATGCATCAACTCGGTCTTCATCGTGGCCCAAAACGATTCCATCGGAGCATTGTCATAGCAGTCGCCTGATGAGCCCATGCTACTAACGAGGCCGTACTTCTTGAGCTCATCTTTGAATGCATATGAGTTGTACTGCCCTCCTTGGTCGAGTGGTGGAAGATGATGGGCACCTCTAATGTCCTGTGCTTCAGCCGACGCGCGATCACGGCTTGATGGAATGCTTTGAACAACGCTCCAACATGCAAATCATGCGAAACGTGGATACCAAGAATGCGGTGCGATGCTTGATCCTTGATCGCCACGGCGTAGATCTTTGGACCGATCGCCGGAAGCTCAGAATAGTCGCTCAGCCACAGTTCGTCCAGTTCAGTCCTGTGGAACGCGCGCTGCACGAGATCCGATGAGGGTGATACGTCTCCGATGAATTCGTCGTTGCCATGCATTTCCATGTGTTCTTGCATTGAACAGGCATACCGTTTTGCTTCATGAGCCGACGAACCCGAGTCTTTCCGACACGTCTCCCGCCTTTCCTGATATCATGAGCGATCCACTCAGCACCATAGCTCCTCTCCGTTGCCTGATAGATCTCATTGATCTGAGCAAGCAGTTCGCGATCTTCTTGCTTGCACTTCCCTCAACACCCTTGCGCCACTGATAGTAGCCATCACGGGAAGCTTGCAAGACTCGACACATCACGTCTAACGGCCATTTCGAGCGATGACGCTCAATGAAGTCGTAACTCATCTCGGCCGTTGAGAGAATATACCGATGGCATTTTTTAGGATGTCGCGCTCCTGGGTCACCACCTTCAATTCACGACGCAGTCGGGCGTTTTCCTCGGCGCTCGCTTCCAAAGCATCTGGCTGTGATGATTTGCTCTTCTTATCTGCCTGTATCCAAGCATACAGCGTTTTAGCATCGATGCCAAGGTCACGGGCGATACTGGACTTCTGACGCTCGGGATGGTCCCTTACTAGACCCAGCGCTTCAGCTCTAAACTGAGCCTCTATTGGCTGCCGTGTACGTTTACCTGCCATTGCGGTTCTCCTTTCTTGAATTGAAAAATTCAGTTTATCTTTCTGTACCTCAATTCAGGCCGGGTTCAAAAGGGCATCGTATTCCCGTAGCTGAATGTATGGAATAACCAACTTACCCGGAACCCGGGAGATGCCGACCTCGTTATACAACCAGCACTAAGACGTATCCACAAGCAAGGCCCGGCATAGTGAGCGACACGGGAAGTCACTTTATCGCCATTCAATTCAAAGGATACATCGCAGGCAGCAGTTTAGAACACCGTCGCTCTTCCGTGTGTTATCCGCAGTTTAATGGTATAGTGGAGCGTCGCTTCCGTCCGACTAAGGAAGGACTGCATCTTTGATGATTTGTAACAAACAACCTACACCAAGCCACTAATATTATATATATTTATGCAGTATTATTGCATGTATAAGCGAGTTATAAGCCATTTTAAAACGACAAC
This is a stretch of genomic DNA from Ignavibacteria bacterium. It encodes these proteins:
- a CDS encoding DsbA family protein, whose product is MAEANTVLAATAVASGLHATEVNEILAGNRYTDNVLADITEAADLGVTGVPFFVFNRTYAVSGAEPKQVFLDTIKKVY
- a CDS encoding T9SS type A sorting domain-containing protein, giving the protein MRLLLYDATGKMVRDYTPQLKSFSGLISRQDVRINIAGLPAGLYFVVTVNEQGMHARKLVVLQ
- a CDS encoding transposase, translating into MKLAILEEAKQFGIAQTSRKHGVSASQIHDWKKKCRVLGVAGLSGTVRKGDPETHRLRLENQALKEMIAVQALALLTKHSLLKQQSNRSGAAHDRP
- a CDS encoding helix-turn-helix transcriptional regulator, which codes for MSTIFGNKIRTLREEKQIPQRQLAAALEIDTATYCKIEKGDRRAKREQVTILADLLEVDSKELIRLWSADKVYDIIAEEEEATQILNVVAESIVQYKRKSAKV
- a CDS encoding Dam family site-specific DNA-(adenine-N6)-methyltransferase, translating into MKPLVKYRGGKSKEIPHLIKHIPQYSGRYIEPFFGGGALFFHLQPKRAIINDINSKLISFYLGVKNDFDTLKKELTEIERVYAINRKNFEELKSKTPDKRVEDENEPLYYQIRDMFNELTEKKYSDALLYFFINKTAYSGMIRYNAKGEFNVPYGRYANLNTSLVTSSHSKLLANTEIYNFDYSEIFQMATKDDFMFLDPPYDCVFSDYGNAEHKDGFNEKNHIELANQYKKLKCKALMVIGRTPLTEKLYGDHIVDEYGKSYAVNIRNRFKSEASHILISNYGNEALKREPKLILEEESVSYG
- a CDS encoding AlwI family type II restriction endonuclease, coding for MARIDSKVIFVTTSPRTPAKMIPEIGLLNAHFAGQRWNTETQRAFMELLREENFFNGEGANDPAFSARDRINRAPKALGFVILSPTIQLTPAGEELVNSRRKDEIFLRQLLKFQVPSPFHKPTANSAEFWVKPYLELFTLIRHFGSLKFDELKMFGLQLVDYREFDTIVEKINQFRIAKAQNEGNYKRFRAEYFDRELREIYSVDISSGNTKTRETNDASIANFLSTKASNMRDYADACVRYLRATGLVNISHIGKSLSIVPEKIQEVDYFLQHTDREPCFIDNEGQYVAYLGNPLIPTLLTDNRELLEQKIRAEFPQLEFSATATLQELKNLFADQIENRKEQIITEQVAAIKDYRLFEDISTTFDQILDNSLYDTPLMLEWNTWRAMTMLDGGDIKANLKFDDFGNPMSTAQGNMADIVCDYGDFGLTVEVTMQGGQRQYETEGEPVTRHLAKYKRETEKPAYCLFIAPNINDACKAHFYALHKMNIQYYGGTSTIVPLPLSVFIKMVQDSHNANYVPEPRHVQRFFERSNELANSTDNEVDWYNGITEEALNWLTE
- a CDS encoding helix-turn-helix transcriptional regulator translates to MIFLKDFEAFNNYVGLPKPLDNNIDIGYYDGQNTLLQSEPVMIDFYRISIKSNYIDLNNPDNPKPVIGVFFTSPDKPLSWKIEQNFNGMYVQISKKLIDENRFLFQNYLGYGEHEALQLTDNEEKEIRTVFDLLFKHYHTKQNSYNVLLSYVHVLVSLVETFYHRQFSTDIKKYNRIVSEFQQLLNDYYNTEATQLPTVQFFADQLRLSSNYLGDIIKYFTNKSAIETIHDFVINRAKKLLTESNLNNAEIAYELGFEYPNYFAKLFKKHTQLTPKEYRNKFQSKQIGVANN
- a CDS encoding tautomerase family protein, which encodes MPHIIVKLWAGKTEAQKKKLTEELTKTAMSVIGYSAGSFSVAIEDFEPKDWKEKVFIPDILNQQDKLYKKPEYSINDL
- a CDS encoding NAD(P)-dependent alcohol dehydrogenase; translation: MNTKQVKAYGTETAEAPLKNLNIQRRSVAPHDIEIEILYCGICHSDLHATKNEWGGTTYPIVPGHEIVGKVTKVGDYVTKFKVGDLAGIGCIVDSCHECDYCKEGEEQFCEQGSTIVFNSQDKRFGGITYGGFSESIVVDENYVVHIPETLDLASAAPILCAGITVYSPFKHWNIKAGKKVGIIGIGGLGHIAIKIAKAMGAYVTVFTTSNSKAEDAKRLGADEVVLSTDNEQLKAQSKFDMILDTVSAKHDVNAYLNILKVDGALVLVGLPVEQLPVGAFNLVHGRKSFSGSNIGGIRETQEVLDFCAEHNITPDIELINTNQINEAFERLEKSDVKYRFVVDMASLKN
- a CDS encoding cupin domain-containing protein; its protein translation is MNTTEIFPKGQQLPNDWFVGNAFITPLVAKDKNNEFSAGSVTFEAGARTNWHTHPKGQVLIVIDGNGFYQEKGKPAQPIKKGDVVNIPENVEHWHGATATTQMTHIAITNYKDDIQVTWLQPVTDEEYKSVN
- a CDS encoding transposase, with translation MGSSGDCYDNAPMESFWATMKTELMHHFPFRNVEHAAGAIYRWTHLFYNQRRRHTSIGGLSPVQFEADWYQRNRSVCCT
- a CDS encoding transposase, translating into MLAQINEIYQATERSYGAEWIAHDIRKGGRRVGKTRVRRLMKQNGMPVQCKNTWKCMATTNSSETYHPHRISCSARSTGLNWTNCG
- a CDS encoding transposase — translated: MAGKRTRQPIEAQFRAEALGLVRDHPERQKSSIARDLGIDAKTLYAWIQADKKSKSSQPDALEASAEENARLRRELKVVTQERDILKNAIGIFSQRPR